The sequence below is a genomic window from Paenibacillus silvisoli.
TGGTAAACAACAGCGTCATGGTGCCGCTCAGAGGCATTTTCGAAGCCTTGGATGCAACGCTGCAAGTCCAAGGGAAAACCATAACCGCCAACAAAAATAAGACGAAGGTCGTTCTAACGATTGGCGAGAAAACGGCTACGATCGATGGCAAAAAAATTACGCTTCAACAAAAATCGCTGGTGATTAAAGGCCGTACGCTGGTTCCGCTGCGCTTCGTTGCCGATGCATTAGGCGCGGAAGTGAAATGGGAACAAGCGACCAAGACCGTTCTTATTACGAGCGGCAAAACAGCTGGCATCGTCACCTTGTATTTCCCTGCAGACCGATATCCGGCGACAGCGGCTCATATTACGGCAGCTATGAAAAACGGCGAATCCGCCGTATGTACCATCGATCGCGAGGGTGCGGATCAAAACCGCGAGGAGTCGCTTAAAGGCATTCCGACTAAAGACGGCTACGACCGCGATGAATGGCCGATGGCGATGTGCGCGGAAGGAGGAACCGGTGCAGACGTGGAGTATGTGGAATCGTCCGACAATCGCGGGGCGGGAGCTTGGGTAGGCAATCAATTGGAAGACTATCCGAATGGCACGAAAGTAAAGTTCGTTATCGCTGAAACGTTTGGTACGTCGCAACCAAGTACGGGTACGAGCAGTGGCGGTACTACGGTCACTTACGCGAATTGCGCGGAGGTAAAAGCAGCCGGGAAGGCCCCGTTGCATTCTGGTGATCCGGGCTACAGCTTTAAACTGGATCGAGATAAAGACGGAGTGGCTTGCGAGGTATCCTAATACTATGAATGAAGGCCGTCGGGATAAGCCCGGCGGCTCTTTCTTTTGCATAAATACTAGTGCGTACTCAGTAGATATACGTTTTAAGACTCCTTTAGCGTTGTTAGCCGCTTAATCCGACAAAAGTCCCTACTTTTTGCTTCCAAGGACCGTATATGAGATTGGCTCGTCAATTATTCCAACAAACAGACAACAAAGAGTGACATCTTTATCACCTAATATATGGTAGCATTGTACTAGATTCTTATATGAATGGAGCGAATTCAGATGATCCAAGACAATCAGCAGCAAATTCATGATTTCGTTAAACTCATCCAAAGTTTTTCCGAAATGACCAACATGATTAGCTTGGAATGGTCGAATTTGAACAATGCAAATTGGATAGCCGTTAGTGTGCGCGAGTACCCTTTCCCGTACTCGATCGATGTCATGAAAGTAAAAATCAGCGAATGGGCAGAAGCGCTCTCCAATCAAGCCGAATCAAGAGCACAAGCAGTGGATAACTGGCTGCAACCGGCAAAGCTAGAATCAAGCTACTAAGCAAATCAAGGCACAGGGGCACCTCTACATAGACAAATAAAACAAGGGATCCTCGTATTAAACGGGGATCCCTTGCCTATGCCTGCATATAATAGCCGTTGCACTCTTAACTTCGAACGATTTGGATCCGGTCGAAGTCCGGAGCCCATCCGGTAGGGTTCGAAAACATAATCGTATTGTCTCCTGCTTTCAGCTGTACGGTCGCCCGTAAAGTGCCGAGTGTAGTCCAACTGCCTGTAGACGGGAAGCTTAAGTTGGCTGTCGTACCGTTTACGCTTATTCGAGCCGA
It includes:
- a CDS encoding excalibur calcium-binding domain-containing protein — its product is MAETFGTSQPSTGTSSGGTTVTYANCAEVKAAGKAPLHSGDPGYSFKLDRDKDGVACEVS